A window of the Deinococcus gobiensis I-0 genome harbors these coding sequences:
- a CDS encoding LptA/OstA family protein, translating to MKRPAVLALTLILGAAPLLWPVLAQDAAGQAAPAPASSQAAPTQAAPAPAVPAPSGDDTPTEQEKAGRCVEGSELSCIALVRQGKDGQERRILVIRTGTSDETGIYTVCGPRDGDPEGTPNIGVFSETGAGGVRVVIDKNVVRVPLAIVTSKPPPEGQEGSDGRVEASAGTARLLDAAPEGKTDQLSACGVEAQPKPAPDTVFVTQGKTRLRGQSLVYDETDGVARIGGPITFTRDNAEQPLSGSSERIEVDVDAERTVLVGKVELKSEGGRVSKAPRVEYDDAANTARLYATGGEAAESVKGSDVLRVTSGYILYNLDSSDVVVFSDEGSKISGEFQDGESAAPANPRPAAPQTAPARP from the coding sequence GTGAAGCGTCCCGCAGTGCTGGCCCTGACGCTGATCCTGGGCGCCGCGCCGCTGCTGTGGCCGGTGCTGGCTCAGGACGCGGCGGGGCAGGCCGCCCCGGCCCCGGCGTCGTCGCAGGCGGCCCCCACCCAGGCGGCCCCGGCCCCGGCAGTTCCCGCCCCGTCCGGTGACGACACCCCCACCGAGCAGGAAAAGGCCGGGCGCTGCGTCGAGGGTTCGGAGCTGTCGTGCATCGCCCTGGTGAGGCAGGGCAAGGACGGCCAGGAGCGGCGCATCCTGGTCATCCGCACCGGCACCAGCGACGAGACGGGGATCTACACCGTGTGTGGCCCGCGCGACGGCGACCCCGAGGGCACGCCCAACATCGGCGTGTTCAGCGAGACGGGTGCGGGGGGCGTGCGCGTCGTGATCGACAAGAACGTGGTGCGGGTGCCCCTCGCCATCGTCACCAGCAAGCCGCCCCCCGAGGGGCAGGAGGGGAGCGACGGCCGGGTCGAGGCCAGTGCGGGCACCGCGCGGCTGCTCGACGCCGCGCCCGAGGGCAAGACCGACCAGCTCAGCGCCTGCGGGGTCGAGGCGCAGCCCAAACCCGCGCCCGACACCGTGTTCGTCACGCAGGGCAAGACCAGACTGCGCGGCCAGAGCCTCGTGTACGACGAGACCGACGGCGTCGCCCGCATCGGCGGTCCCATCACCTTCACGCGCGACAACGCCGAGCAGCCCCTCTCGGGCAGCAGCGAGCGCATTGAGGTGGATGTGGACGCCGAGCGCACCGTGCTGGTCGGCAAGGTCGAACTGAAGAGCGAGGGCGGGCGCGTGAGCAAGGCCCCGCGCGTGGAGTACGACGACGCGGCCAACACCGCCCGGTTGTACGCCACCGGAGGCGAGGCGGCCGAGAGCGTCAAGGGCAGCGACGTGCTGCGCGTGACGAGCGGCTACATCCTCTACAACCTCGACAGCAGCGACGTGGTGGTCTTTAGCGACGAGGGCAGCAAGATCAGCGGCGAGTTCCAGGACGGCGAGAGCGCCGCCCCGGCGAACCCTCGTCCGGCCGCGCCCCAGACGGCCCCGGCCCGGCCCTAG